A stretch of the Capsicum annuum cultivar UCD-10X-F1 chromosome 8, UCD10Xv1.1, whole genome shotgun sequence genome encodes the following:
- the LOC107857197 gene encoding probable WRKY transcription factor 12, with the protein MERGGAERDHQLNNYNLQVSFSSSSVAANNIHELGFVHFADHNLSFLAPSSQSSQISQPLQAASVSVTPPTTINTNVAAGGSNNVTGGLGFSHNELVINRSSWNSDQVETLDPKAVNDENCGGNANEGNNSWWKTSSSDKGKVKIRRKLREPRFCFQTRSDIDVLDDGYKWRKYGQKVVKNSLHPRSYYRCTHSNCRVKKRVERLSEDCRMVITTYEGRHNHSPCDDSNSSDHDCFTSF; encoded by the exons ATGGAAAGGGGTGGTGCAGAAAGGGATCATCAGTTAAACAACTACAATTTACAAGTTTCTTTCTCATCATCATCAGTAGCAGCTAATAATATCCATGAATTGGGATTTGTACACTTTGCAGATCATAACTTGAGTTTCTTAGCTCCTTCATCACAATCTTCTCAAATATCTCAGCCACTTCAAGCCGCCAGCGTCAGCGTTACGCCACCTACCACTATCAACACAAACGTTGCAGCTGGCGGCTCGAATAACGTTACTGGTGGTCTAGGGTTTAGCCACAATGAACTTGTCATCAATAGATCTTCTTGGAACAGTGACCAG GTGGAAACACTAGATCCCAAGGCTGTTAATGACGAAAATTGCGGCGGTAATGCCAACGAGGGTAACAATTCATG GTGGAAGACTTCATCTTCAGACAAAGGAAAGGTGAAGATAAGGAGAAAGCTAAGAGAACCAAGGTTTTGTTTCCAAACAAGAAGTGACATTGATGTTCTTGATGATGGATATAAATGGAGAAAATATGGTCAGAAAGTTGTCAAGAACAGTCTTCATCCCAG GAGTTACTATCGGTGTACACATAGTAATTGTAGAGTGAAGAAAAGAGTTGAAAGACTATCAGAAGATTGCCGTATGGTAATAACTACCTATGAAGGTAGACATAACCATTCTCCTTGTGATGATTCTAACTCTTCTGATCATGATTGTTTCACCTCTTTCtag